One window of the Nocardia huaxiensis genome contains the following:
- a CDS encoding NAD(P)H-binding protein → MYLVVGATAHFGRDTVDALHAAGLPVRGLTRQPESAGLPAGVAVAGDLTSEESLVQALSGVEAIFLVLQYGMDVAPLLAAAQRTGVRRIVFLSSGAVVDGDEPQPDVIAEYHRAVERAVEASGIEWTFLRLLFPAINSLTFAMQLAGGDVIRAAYGAAAASVVHEKDVAAVAVAVLAGGHAGQIYNLTGPDSLTQVQQVEILGQVLGRPLTFEELDDAPVREQMAQFMDPAFINALFDLMAVTVGKPAEVNDVVERLTGRAPRGYAEWVADHLADFS, encoded by the coding sequence ATGTACCTCGTTGTCGGCGCCACCGCTCACTTCGGCCGCGACACTGTCGACGCCCTGCACGCCGCCGGCCTGCCGGTGCGCGGGCTGACCCGGCAGCCGGAGTCCGCGGGCCTGCCCGCGGGCGTCGCGGTGGCGGGAGACCTCACCTCGGAAGAGTCTCTGGTGCAAGCGCTTTCGGGCGTCGAAGCGATCTTCCTGGTGCTGCAGTACGGAATGGACGTGGCGCCCCTGCTGGCCGCCGCGCAGCGGACGGGCGTGCGGCGCATCGTATTCCTGTCCTCGGGCGCGGTGGTCGACGGTGACGAGCCGCAGCCCGACGTCATCGCCGAATACCACCGGGCGGTGGAGCGGGCCGTCGAGGCGTCCGGCATCGAATGGACGTTCCTGCGCCTGCTCTTCCCGGCCATCAACTCGCTGACCTTCGCCATGCAGCTGGCGGGCGGCGACGTGATCCGGGCCGCGTACGGAGCGGCCGCGGCATCGGTTGTGCACGAGAAGGATGTGGCCGCGGTCGCCGTGGCGGTGCTGGCCGGCGGGCACGCCGGGCAGATCTACAACCTCACCGGGCCGGATTCGCTCACCCAGGTGCAGCAGGTCGAGATCCTCGGGCAGGTGCTGGGCCGCCCGCTCACCTTCGAGGAACTCGACGACGCCCCGGTGCGGGAGCAGATGGCGCAGTTCATGGATCCCGCGTTCATCAATGCCCTGTTCGATCTGATGGCCGTGACGGTCGGCAAGCCCGCCGAGGTCAACGATGTCGTCGAGCGGCTCACCGGCCGGGCCCCGCGCGGCTACGCCGAATGGGTGGCCGACCACCTCGCCGATTTCTCCTGA
- a CDS encoding SixA phosphatase family protein: MARTLILMRHGKSGYPDGVGDHERPLAPRGLREAGLAGDWLRATQPDIDAVLCSTATRTRETLEATGIKAPVSFESAIYEASPHTLIEMIQLTDDSVQTLLLVGHSPGMPWTAWELASNRSSTAAEELSRKFPTSALAVIEFDRPWASADPGTGDLVRFHVPR; this comes from the coding sequence ATGGCGCGAACCCTCATCTTGATGCGGCATGGGAAATCCGGCTATCCGGACGGAGTGGGTGACCACGAGCGGCCACTGGCCCCGCGCGGACTGCGCGAGGCCGGGCTGGCGGGCGATTGGCTGCGCGCGACCCAGCCGGACATCGACGCGGTGCTCTGCTCCACCGCGACCCGCACCCGGGAGACCCTGGAGGCCACCGGCATCAAGGCCCCGGTGTCGTTCGAATCGGCCATCTACGAGGCGTCTCCGCACACGCTCATCGAAATGATCCAGCTCACCGATGATTCCGTGCAGACGCTGCTCTTGGTCGGGCACTCCCCCGGAATGCCGTGGACGGCATGGGAATTGGCGAGCAATCGCAGCTCCACGGCCGCCGAGGAGCTGAGCCGCAAATTCCCCACCTCGGCGCTCGCGGTCATCGAATTCGACCGGCCCTGGGCAAGCGCCGACCCGGGCACGGGAGATCTCGTGAGATTCCACGTGCCGCGCTAG